CTtgtattattttcgtttttataccATAATATGCCAAGAACTcaagtttttatgatttaaaactcTTGCCGTTGATGCATGAAGGGGATGCCATGGTAGCGCAATGGGAAGGGGTgtttttcaacatgtttaaggACCCTTAGGTGCATGTTTAAAGGCTGGACAAAGAGGGTGACGAAGATGGACGAAAATTGGGGTTAAGGAAGACTAGGGTTTCGAATTTTTGTGGGGTTTGATACCTAGGTGCAGGAGGCTGCTAGCTACTTGTAGGGCTCGTCCAGGGGTCTCAAAAGGGCTGAGTCATGATCCTAAGTAGGTTGCAAAAGGTCTGGTTCAAGGGCTAAGGGCTGGAAGCGAAGGGCTTGACGTGTATGGCTTGTGGGAGAAAGGTTGAGTGGCTCTGGCTTCTAGGCTGGGTAGGCTCGGTCcattagggtcctagggtggctgcaCGGTGGCTGGTACAAAGGCTAGGGGCTGGTACGCAAGATTGACATCGCGCATGGCTCCTAGAGCACGGCTTGAAGGGCTGGGCATGGTTGGGGTGCTAGGCTTGGTCCAGTAGGTTATCAAGGGCTTGAGTAGCGTCCTAGGGTCGATGGTCAGGGGCTGGGCAGGATGGTTAGGGCTTAGGCTTGAAGAAACTCATGATATGTAAAGTCCAGTAGGTTGTCAAGGGCTTGAGTAGTGTCCTAGGGTCGATGGTTAGGGGCGGGGCATGATGGTTAGGGCTTAGGCTTGAAGAAACTCATGATATGTAAACTAGGGTTTTCGAAAAGAAAGGAACAAAAGTTTAGTAGGTGTCCTAGGCTGGTCCAAGGGTTTCatgggcttgaattgggttgtaTATGGTATGGTTATGTGTTAATAAGCTTTGGTTCAATTTTGATaaggtttggttaagtttcgagtccatacgagtcaaaaccggaatgtacgtataattttaaaaacgaattgagaaattagtcaaGAAACTTaagtttatgtctaagaaatatttaggGGCATATTTTAAGGTgctatgttaagtttggaatgatttgggtcgtcgttttaaggtctaaggataaattagGAAAGTTAgagtttcaggggcaaaacaatcattttacacctgaaaaatgttagacatcctgacagtgccctgaatgctataataaatgttaaaacatttatgttaaatgtctatggagttttatgatgaaacgttaatgctaaaagataagttgcatgcttggtttaaaagaaaaatgatttatatgtatatgaatttttataagtgatggaaataaaaaaagttgaagaaggtgaattgattgtgactaatacgatgatatgtaattTCAAGACTTAGTtaaccggtgagagtgtcgctgatgtccccgccacccggtaccgtggtaatatgtagatggatccatcaacctACATCTaaaacgaaagtcacaattgaggatctgaattcaataaaaaggaaaacttatacatatatgatgaaaagaaatatgatatgatatgttgaaaggaaaatgttaaagtttatgttcatgaaaagctattttattaaaagtattttcactgttgcttgtaaatgtatatgtattatttgttatcatgattaaggtttgccgagtcaatagactcactaggtgtgatcgatgcaggtgagcattagattgatgttaatggagattttgatggttgaactacctggactgaaggtgcacacaacccgatgatcgtcgctagttttccgcaaataaaattatgtttaagatttaagatttttttactTATGATACTTTTGAGATTATTCTAgagttaaatttaatttttaaataatgttaGTTTAGGTTGGTTGACATTTTACAACTTTATGCTTTGAATTACTTTCTTTTAGATTTTCGaataatagttggttggtttatttttaaattgtgcaaagtattcatattttaaatgcttagtATTTCGGTCAAatgaattagaaaaaaaaattatagtactttttaagaaaaatgagTAGTTGACGTTTCAAATAACATGTAGATTATATGCACGGTTTAACACACATTCATATTGAGCTATGACTCCGTTGTTTCTGAGATTTTTGTTTACTGTCGAATTTATTATTTAGACATCAAAGTCGAGAGCGTGATAGCGTCACACCTCTGATGAGTAGATGAGGGGTCGAGCAGTTCTTCATGCTGTCATCCCTGACACATATGTGCAAGGTCGATGGCATATTTGACACGTCACACCCCTGACACATGTCGTCACGGTTCTTGTTATTGATTCGTTGGTGTCAGTTGATACTTGGATTATTTGGTACCCTACATGAATTGCATTACATTGCATTACATTGCATTGATTATGTTGCATgtcattatatatattgtaatttATTTGATCTTCGTGCTGGAGTTTGACCTCTGTCTCTCAAGGCTGTTGTGGTTTGTTCTATGATTCCATAGCAGGTTATACATGTGGTTCTGATGCAGCTGTGGAGCTTCTGCCAGTGGAGCACAGTGAGTTGAGTCGTATTGAGTTTGGAGTCCCAAAACATTTATACTATATATTGAGTCATTTGGCGAGGAGACGCCTCGTGTATTTGTATGTTCGTATACATTAGTGTTGGATTTTATTGGTGCGATCGAGTCTGGTTGGCTCTGCATGTGATTGATGTTTGGTTTGAtatattgaaatatattttcGAGCATATAAATGTAGTTgctttgttgaaatttttgggatgttaTACTCACGAAGATGTTACACCGAAATTTTTGTAGTCCCAAATGGAAATTTTTATTCGTTTTTTTGTTTACGTTATTAAATTCCTGTTATTTGGTAATTAAATGTTATCTAGAGCACTGGCCAcacaacaattttaaaactttttattaaatttttgtaaaatttttttttttataaatttaaaaaaggcTTATAAATATTTCTCCAGGGACAACCTTATATTTTAGAAGCTATTTTAAGAGCTTATAATGCATAATAtctgattttaaaaataatttattaattttttcggATGAAATAGAACTGTTGAGTTTAAAGTTGCGATGTGtttgatattataatattttttgctaattattaaaatagtgtaagattataaatttaatacaaaCAGTTATTTTttacacacatatattttattattacaatattaataatatataatattaatgataattatatttattatttattggccaggaataaattaaataatattattataatgtttgagatataatatatatatatatatatatgaataatataattttattttttctttagattttcaaataaaatcctGAAAAATTAGTTGGGGAAACATCAATTTTTAAGTTCTTCattgcaaaaaaaattaaaatatattttttttatcatttaaaacaaaaaactttTCCACCTTCCCCACACTGTCGCACGCAGTTTAGCGTATTTATAAACACAGCACACACTCTTCGTGCTCTCCGCCACCCTCTTCTCAAAGTTTCAGATCCGTTCTTTTCTCTTACCTTGGATCTCATCAGAAAAATGGCATCTTTAACTGTTTCTTCTGTCTCATTTGGATCTGTTTCTTTCCCCTCCAAGCCGAAGCAGGTTACAGTCTTTGTGATCTCTCGTGTTTTAGCAGTTTTTGTGAGTTTTGATGATTTCTTGgttgaaatttgatatttttttgggGGTTCTCGTTTCCTTTCTATACTCAGGCTTTATGTTGACGGGAAATTTTGGTGATCTGGATGTTTTTTGatgattttctattttttgttgattaaaaaaatcTGATCTTTTTGTTAGTGGATGCATGGAAgttttatttctgatatttgattctattgtttttttattttcttgttaaaTAATTGATCTTTTTATGGATTTTGAGATTGAACCATTAAATTCACTTCTGGAATAAAACTTGAGCTGTTGGTGTATGTTACTGTAAAATTGTTGGATTTTGTTGCGTAATGGGTTGCTTTAGCTCTCGCTTCTTGGATGTAAAATCTCATGAACTCCTAAAATGGGTCTGAATTTCTTTGTGATTTATTGATCTCCAAAGAGAAATTCATGGTaataattttcaagttttttgcTTCAAGTTTGATTTCTTAGATTAAAATACGACCGAGTGAATTAAATTGGATGCCAATGTAGTTTTCATTATGATATGACGCTTATGAATGATGATTTTCCAGTATTATTAGCTAATTCATGAGGATTCAATTCTGATTTTAGTGCTATAAAAGGAGATTTTATGAAGTGATGCAACAGTTTTAGTTATTTTGTGAATACAGTTCCATTAAGTTTTCTGTATGGATATCATGGCTTTGCCAATAAATGTCAAGGAATTCACATTGTTAAAAATTTCCTGTAAAGCTATTTTAAATCGAAATTTTTATTTCTGGAGTCTTGTAATAATGCAAACGTGCAGGTTTGAAATTTTAGAAGGGCTTCGTTTTCATTCAATGGAAAGGGGATGTAGTTTTCATTATGATATGACACTTATGAATGATGATTTTCATGTATTATTAGCTAATTCATGAGGATTCAATTCTGATTTTAGTGCTATATAAGGAGATTTTATGAAGTGATGCAACAGTTTTAGTTATTTTGTGAATGCAGTTCCAATAAGTTTTCCATATGGATATCATGGCTTTGCCAATAAATGTTAAGGAATtcaaattgttaaaaaatttcGTGTAAAGCTATTTTAAGTCGAATTTTTTATTTCTGGAGTCTTATAATAATGCAAACGTGCAGGTTTCAAATTTTAGAAGGGCTTCGTTTTCATTCAATGGAAAGGGCTTCCCATCACTCAGATCAAAGCCACCTTCTCGTTTCCGAGTTTCCTGTGCGGTATGTTTCATTATCATCATAATCGTTCTTTACTAGTATAGCATCTCACATCTTGCTGATGTGAGATTTTTGACATTTAATCTTAAGTTAGTCAATTATTTGTTGTATTACTAAGATTCAGGAGCAAGACCATACCTCCTTTAATTCATGCATCATTATCAGGCAATCAAAGTTTTTTATGTATCAGATGTCATAAAGATGCATAATTTATCATTGACTAATTTCGAGAGAACGTGAGCAATGATATCCTAAAATTCCCAATAAACTTTACTCATAAATGATAGATTTATGTGCGCTCGtatctgtattttttttatcaaggcAGAGCTTCTAAGAAAAAACACTTTTTGTATCTTTAAGTCTGTGTACAAAAATACCCTTGTTTTTTCCAGGAAAATTAGGAATTTCCTATagaaataatttgataaaaGTTCGaggtttcatgtttctatgtttttCTTAATTTGATGTTTCTGCCCTTTGGAGTATTGcctattaattattattaaatttataattaatccaaaagtgattgatttttttttttttaaagtgtaACTTCTTGAATTATCTCCAAGACCATGATTCTCGCAGATAAAGAATGTGCATGTCGCTGGTATATAAGTGCATGAGTGTTTGTATGTGTTTCTACTATCTTCATTCGAGGGTTTGTTTGTGGGTAGCATTCACATCTATGGAGATTGGAAGTGTCTTTTCTTTGTTGCATTGTCATACTGCATATCGTTCCAAATTTGTTTTCTGATTACAATCCTTGCTGCCCCCCTCCTTCAGGCTAGACCAGAAACAGTGGAGAAAGTGTGTGAGATTGTAAGAAAGCAACTGGCACTTTCTGCTGATCGTGAAGTCTCTGGAGAATCAAAGTTTGCTACACTCGGTGCTGATTCACTTGACACGGTAATTCCTTTGCTGACATTACAATAATAAAGGTGCATGTATGTGCAGCGAAACCCTTTAATAACAACCTTATTGCCTCAATCTTGTCTGAAAATTTAAGGCTGCAAGGCTCCATCATGGTGAGAGAAGTTGAGTATTAGTCCTTCATCCAGTAAGATCCAGAAATGTTTGGCTACTTGTATTGGAAGCCATCTAACACCACCATGAATtaaatttcttcaatttttcacAAGATTGTTTCTCTAGTTTTGCATTGATACCTGCTTTGAACTTAGATACAGTGTTTGTAGGTGGCACGTTTGCCACCATTTACACATAACTTGGCTAATGACAATTCATTGTGATAACTGATGACTTCGAAACTGTTCTTCACTTAGGTTGAGATTGTGATGGGACTGGAAGAAGAGTTTGGGATCAGCGTGGAGGAAGAAAGCGCCCAGAGTATCACTAACGTTCAAGAAGCAGCTGATATGATCGAGAAGCTCTTGGAGAAGAAGTGCTAGGAAAGTTCCTTAGGAACATAGATTTGTTTCCCGTGGTATTGTTGAGAATCCATGTCTCATCTTGTTATGATTTATCTGGAGGAACTCTAGCCtgctttgttttcattttctggtTGGACTGGGATTGCTTTATATAATTTACCCTTATATTATGAGATATTTCGGTCCTTTTTGTTCTTGCACTTGTTGAACTAATTTTAAGGTTCTCTGGGCATATGCTAAGACAGTGTTGATGCTGTATCCATGTTAGTGCTGTGTGTGGGGGCAAAACCAAACCCGCCCGACCCGTgttctatatatgtatatatattattcaattttttctaATTCTCATtttactaaatatataaaattaaaactaaatggtaaaaagctaaaaaaaaaattatatttttaggcatatttgcattttcttcttGGTACTAAAGATATTTTGTTCATGTATCTATTTAAATTGTAAATTTAATGCGCTATCTATGCTCTGATTAACAAATTTTGATGTGTATCAATTACCTGATAAGATTTATGAATAATGTATATTAGATATAAGGTTTATGTGATGAGATGATGAATAATgtataatataaagataaaaaataatatatctttatttgtaaattttggaatttgagTTTAACATTTGATCAAATAATGATGTGTCTAATCATTTAATGTATTAACATTTGCACAAAACAGTTAGCTTCAACTAAATACACACTAATCGTATCTAGTAAATAATTATCATGTATGTGATGATATTAAGTATTCTCGTATCAATCATTAGAAATAGGTCTTTTCTGCGATCGTCTTACATATCTTTGTTCATGAAACGGTTCAAACCTATccatttttacaataaaaagtaatatttttgacacgaAAAGTAAGTTTTTATCATggtgatccaaataagatatctgtctcacgaaactgacccgtgagaccgtatcattAGAGTTTCTGTGAATTAATATTTGTACGTATACATACTATTTAgtttgataataaaataaaatcaaataatcttAATAATATTGTCATGATTacaatttaaatatcataacATGTATGCAAGTTAAATGTGTCGATTGGAAAATGTAAATTATtacaaaaaaacaataattgtcTTTACGGCTAAAATAATTAGAAGATTTAATACACaattttactcttttttttttcctgtaaCTATAACCCAACAAGTGGTTTAATtactgaaaaatattcaaaactagaatatataataaaaatattaaagaaaaggGGGGAAATTCGAACATTATGGGTTATCTTGCAAAATCGAGCTTAAACTGACTTATTTTCGCCAAATTGGACTGAATTTCGAATTTCGGTTACTCAAAAAACAATTAAAGTTATATTCTTCAAGTAcatataaatcatcttttttttaaaaaaaaaatcgttatTATAGAGCAGtaaaaaattttgtgataaaaaagaaaataatcatatctatAGATGGTGAAAAGTTGGGAATTTCATAACTTTTTCCaatgtataaattaaaataaatacaaaatttaagTCATCATCAA
This genomic window from Primulina huaijiensis isolate GDHJ02 chromosome 7, ASM1229523v2, whole genome shotgun sequence contains:
- the LOC140980166 gene encoding acyl carrier protein 1, chloroplastic-like gives rise to the protein MASLTVSSVSFGSVSFPSKPKQVSNFRRASFSFNGKGFPSLRSKPPSRFRVSCAARPETVEKVCEIVRKQLALSADREVSGESKFATLGADSLDTVEIVMGLEEEFGISVEEESAQSITNVQEAADMIEKLLEKKC